A region of Candidatus Tiamatella incendiivivens DNA encodes the following proteins:
- a CDS encoding twin-arginine translocase subunit TatC, with protein sequence MNELRRERVEDGIPPHDREKPIMDHLVELSIRLRRIFIAVIVTAGVLSFIPVDFKYYIPLVSYFPNAVISYVLPKTVTWHGKTFAVHIAQYNPFAGFNLLIKTALLLGLLGASPVIAHEIYAYVEPALYPSEKGRIKSLAIAAIGLFLVGIAIAFFIVLPFAFRIMIITSAAVVGSNTLIAFSDVEQLFSTIILIALATGVAFEVPLIVYLLVSFNVVEDKWFVGENKKYIFFLSMVLGAAISPDPSGLGMVVIGTGMFAAIMLAAKLGAKHKRRGNDGIPVPTEVISPEPIVLQDQNKDA encoded by the coding sequence TTGAATGAACTAAGGAGGGAGAGAGTTGAAGACGGTATACCACCTCATGATAGGGAAAAACCTATAATGGATCACTTGGTAGAACTCTCAATACGTCTGAGAAGAATTTTTATAGCGGTAATAGTTACTGCAGGAGTACTATCATTCATTCCTGTCGACTTTAAATACTATATTCCACTAGTCAGTTACTTTCCAAATGCAGTTATAAGCTATGTTCTACCTAAAACTGTTACTTGGCACGGGAAAACGTTTGCTGTGCATATAGCACAGTATAATCCGTTTGCAGGATTTAACCTCTTAATAAAGACAGCGTTACTTCTAGGGCTTTTAGGTGCAAGCCCTGTAATAGCACATGAAATATATGCCTATGTGGAACCGGCGTTATATCCCAGTGAGAAAGGTAGGATAAAGTCTCTTGCAATCGCGGCGATAGGATTATTTCTAGTAGGTATCGCGATTGCCTTCTTTATAGTTCTCCCATTTGCTTTCAGAATAATGATAATAACATCAGCCGCTGTAGTAGGAAGTAACACATTAATAGCATTTTCAGATGTAGAGCAGCTCTTTTCCACAATAATACTGATAGCACTAGCTACGGGAGTAGCCTTCGAAGTCCCATTGATAGTATATCTGTTGGTGTCGTTTAATGTTGTAGAAGATAAATGGTTCGTCGGCGAGAATAAAAAATATATTTTCTTTCTAAGCATGGTTTTAGGAGCAGCTATAAGCCCGGATCCTAGTGGATTGGGAATGGTTGTAATAGGTACAGGCATGTTTGCTGCAATAATGTTGGCAGCAAAGCTTGGAGCTAAACA
- a CDS encoding twin-arginine translocase TatA/TatE family subunit: protein MGAFLQGDELLILLVILLLILGPTKLPQLAKGLGQAMREFKKASQGLYDEETIGQAKKLHAASESSESSSDIDMDLVKKLASKLEVSTEGKSNAELVKEVLAKAKEKGII from the coding sequence GTGGGTGCGTTTCTCCAAGGAGACGAGCTATTAATTCTACTGGTTATACTGCTCCTAATACTGGGGCCAACAAAGCTCCCCCAACTAGCTAAAGGTCTAGGACAGGCTATGAGGGAATTCAAAAAAGCCAGCCAAGGATTGTATGACGAGGAAACCATAGGTCAAGCTAAAAAGCTTCACGCTGCCTCTGAGTCAAGTGAATCATCAAGCGATATTGATATGGATTTAGTTAAGAAGCTGGCTAGCAAACTAGAGGTATCTACTGAAGGCAAGAGTAATGCTGAACTTGTGAAAGAGGTACTGGCAAAAGCTAAAGAGAAAGGTATTATCTAA
- a CDS encoding NTP transferase domain-containing protein: MKDAAGIILVGGSSERYGRPKALEKIEGKTFLERVFKELSELTSSILISYSERTPREAVELAVQLGGNLVKDQELPCSGPPRGLSSIMSLDPIYTSYWIVAVDYPYIKADTLSRLAEIADKTGVEALSPLLPGGYPAVTVGYVKGNALQAIRDSCITRRHLTRTTDLYRGAGISMYPEWSYFTDSYKEFLNVNDPGMHNIRVSPPIQEQLILGQGNFFSKALSYIKGKKYLTARVMYIVESEQYKSLGLTLFSIHARKDAHRVAELEKLVLMANENQMENRI; the protein is encoded by the coding sequence ATGAAGGATGCGGCTGGCATAATACTAGTAGGGGGGTCATCGGAAAGGTATGGCAGGCCGAAGGCCCTAGAGAAGATTGAGGGGAAAACATTCCTAGAAAGAGTATTCAAAGAATTATCAGAGCTCACAAGTAGCATACTAATATCATACTCGGAGAGGACTCCTAGAGAAGCGGTTGAACTAGCTGTTCAACTAGGAGGGAACCTAGTCAAAGATCAAGAACTACCATGCAGCGGGCCTCCAAGAGGGCTTTCAAGCATAATGTCACTTGATCCTATATATACGTCATACTGGATAGTTGCAGTTGATTACCCCTATATAAAGGCTGATACTTTGAGTAGACTGGCTGAGATAGCTGATAAAACAGGTGTTGAAGCGTTATCGCCTCTACTCCCCGGGGGATACCCAGCTGTCACAGTAGGGTACGTAAAGGGTAATGCGCTTCAAGCTATCCGAGACTCTTGTATAACTCGTAGGCATTTAACGAGAACAACCGATCTCTATAGAGGCGCAGGAATTTCCATGTACCCTGAATGGTCTTACTTCACGGATTCCTATAAAGAATTCTTAAATGTAAACGATCCTGGTATGCATAATATTAGAGTCTCACCTCCTATTCAGGAACAACTTATTCTCGGTCAAGGCAATTTTTTCTCTAAAGCACTTTCATATATAAAAGGCAAGAAATATCTGACTGCTAGAGTTATGTATATAGTAGAATCAGAACAGTACAAGTCTTTGGGGCTCACACTGTTTTCTATTCACGCAAGAAAAGACGCTCATCGGGTTGCAGAGCTAGAAAAACTAGTCCTAATGGCTAATGAAAATCAGATGGAAAACCGTATATAA
- a CDS encoding flavin reductase family protein, with translation MYKRVSDRELRLLRPLPVFLLFTGSMVEGDLDVMTLSWVTPLSKRQRKIGIVVEKGNYSWSLLEKYPWFSIAIPDSSQVDLVKYVGTRSKRESDKISTTGIKLRSWDVDENIPFPEGFMGVLVGRIIREVDFDSSTMFVGHVEAAYADSDAYDDENGWIIEEKKPVLHLVKHYFAFPCSRVSVVNTRWGIGIKKPWRNMFDSK, from the coding sequence GTGTATAAGCGGGTTAGTGATAGGGAACTAAGATTGCTGAGGCCGTTACCTGTTTTCTTATTGTTTACCGGTTCTATGGTTGAGGGTGACTTAGACGTCATGACGTTGAGCTGGGTTACCCCTCTATCTAAAAGGCAGAGGAAGATAGGGATTGTGGTTGAGAAGGGTAATTACTCCTGGTCTCTTCTTGAGAAGTATCCTTGGTTTTCTATAGCTATCCCGGATTCCTCTCAAGTAGACCTCGTTAAGTATGTTGGAACTAGGAGCAAGCGGGAAAGTGATAAGATCTCGACAACTGGGATTAAACTGCGTTCTTGGGATGTAGATGAGAATATTCCTTTTCCAGAAGGATTCATGGGGGTTTTAGTAGGTAGGATTATACGAGAAGTCGACTTCGATTCTTCTACAATGTTTGTAGGTCATGTTGAGGCTGCATATGCGGATAGTGATGCTTACGATGATGAAAACGGCTGGATTATAGAGGAGAAAAAACCCGTTCTTCACCTGGTTAAACATTATTTTGCCTTTCCTTGTAGTAGAGTTTCAGTAGTCAATACTCGATGGGGGATTGGTATAAAGAAGCCATGGAGAAATATGTTTGACTCAAAGTAG
- a CDS encoding amidohydrolase family protein, with protein sequence MPTLVIEADSVLDNSLHHIGNNIAVDTATGVVIGIDRGEISYAKTVKIKGYVFPGFIDAHIHLTGTGIKLLGASLENTRDPEEIGRLLAGVSGSIVYGRGWDQESFNTPGTIPTRRILDKYVQDRPAIAVRVCGHMAVANTLALRIVEPQKKYPKFVDAEKGILLEDAVEYTVNTLLERNGNTIEYVHAALKELAETGIAGLSSMSCTPSEYRSLITISRQRNILQKVSCYPDYYRINEFQEIPDPNISLAGIKLYADGSFGAHTAALEEPYADKETHGQLLLTSKEIEKIAREALSRNLRVAIHAIGDLAISEVLEAYERLGLSDHGRIEHFSLADDGDIVRASALGVHIVVQPYFRIGDWWLDKRLGIGRALETYRYRTMLRNRVKLSFSTDSPVDPYQPWETLRAAYSDCDTILCNENESLSPKEAFKAYTIMAAKASGGTVSELGKLEVNTNISSIAWSPNDPSNKEWRGPARLLPLVLQDKLL encoded by the coding sequence ATGCCTACACTGGTCATCGAAGCTGATAGCGTATTAGACAACAGCTTACATCATATTGGAAACAACATAGCTGTAGACACGGCAACCGGAGTGGTAATAGGCATAGATAGGGGAGAGATAAGCTATGCCAAAACCGTCAAGATAAAAGGATACGTTTTTCCAGGTTTTATCGATGCACATATACATCTAACAGGTACAGGAATAAAACTCTTGGGCGCAAGCCTAGAGAATACGAGGGATCCCGAGGAAATAGGTAGACTGTTGGCAGGCGTGAGTGGAAGCATAGTTTATGGCAGAGGCTGGGATCAAGAGTCTTTTAACACTCCTGGAACAATCCCCACTAGGAGAATTCTCGACAAGTACGTTCAGGATAGACCTGCTATTGCAGTGAGGGTATGTGGTCACATGGCAGTTGCTAACACTTTGGCTCTCAGAATAGTTGAGCCGCAAAAGAAGTATCCAAAATTCGTTGACGCTGAGAAAGGAATACTGCTGGAGGATGCAGTAGAATATACGGTTAACACGCTACTGGAAAGGAATGGAAATACGATAGAGTATGTACATGCTGCCCTAAAAGAACTCGCTGAAACGGGAATAGCGGGATTGTCTAGTATGAGTTGCACTCCAAGCGAATACCGTTCTCTCATAACCATATCTCGGCAACGGAATATTCTTCAAAAAGTCTCATGTTACCCGGACTATTATAGGATAAACGAATTCCAAGAGATACCTGATCCAAATATATCTTTAGCAGGGATCAAGTTATATGCAGATGGCAGCTTTGGGGCTCACACCGCAGCACTCGAGGAACCGTATGCGGATAAGGAAACACATGGTCAATTACTTCTAACCTCAAAGGAAATAGAGAAAATAGCTAGAGAAGCCCTCTCCAGAAATCTCCGAGTAGCAATCCATGCAATAGGGGATCTTGCAATATCAGAAGTCTTAGAAGCCTATGAGAGACTAGGATTGAGTGATCATGGTAGAATAGAACATTTCAGTTTGGCGGATGATGGTGATATTGTCAGGGCTTCAGCTTTAGGAGTCCATATAGTTGTTCAACCCTACTTTAGGATCGGGGACTGGTGGCTTGATAAAAGGTTGGGCATAGGCAGAGCGTTAGAAACTTACAGATATAGAACAATGCTAAGAAACAGAGTAAAACTATCGTTTTCAACTGACTCTCCTGTAGACCCTTACCAGCCTTGGGAGACACTTAGAGCAGCTTACTCTGATTGTGATACAATACTCTGTAATGAAAACGAGTCACTAAGCCCCAAAGAAGCATTCAAAGCCTATACAATTATGGCTGCAAAAGCTTCCGGTGGAACAGTATCTGAACTAGGAAAACTCGAAGTTAACACTAATATAAGCTCAATAGCGTGGAGTCCTAATGACCCTTCCAATAAGGAATGGAGGGGGCCGGCGAGGTTACTACCATTAGTTCTACAGGATAAGCTACTTTGA
- a CDS encoding nicotinate phosphoribosyltransferase, which yields MVDKKIMIPTEEEIKKGLVTDIYFYRTKRILEESGLSDVRVRMEVHSYKLPSNYKWAVFAGLSETISILENKDLTVYAIPEGTFYKEKEPLMIIEGKYVDMAMFETAILGILRHATSVATKSSRIKKLAGNKTVLFFGLRSSHPAISLVLDKYSYLGGLDAVSGLLAEKYLGLKPKGTMPHALIIVFGNQVEAWKWYAKIYGQDSPIIALVDTFMDERYESLLAARELGEKLGGVRLDTPGSRRGRMRDIVEEVRWTLDINGYKNVNIIVSGGINEADITELRDVVDGFGVGTSIAWPKNVDISMDIVEVDRGNGWEKITKRGKLPGAKALYRCLGMHDHITLLDEEPPEKCPDGSKPVKMTRKIMENGRLLEELPGLVETREYVLKQLEETDI from the coding sequence ATGGTTGACAAGAAAATTATGATACCAACTGAAGAGGAAATAAAGAAAGGATTAGTTACTGATATTTACTTCTATCGTACAAAGAGAATCCTTGAAGAATCCGGCTTATCGGATGTTAGAGTTAGAATGGAGGTTCACTCGTACAAGCTTCCGAGCAACTATAAGTGGGCTGTTTTCGCCGGGTTATCAGAGACGATTAGCATTCTAGAAAACAAGGATTTGACTGTTTACGCCATACCAGAAGGCACCTTTTACAAGGAGAAAGAGCCCCTAATGATAATAGAAGGCAAGTATGTTGATATGGCTATGTTCGAAACGGCTATTCTCGGTATACTAAGGCATGCAACTAGTGTCGCAACTAAGTCATCAAGAATTAAGAAACTTGCAGGGAATAAAACTGTTCTATTCTTTGGCCTAAGAAGTAGTCACCCCGCAATCTCACTGGTCCTCGATAAATATAGCTACCTAGGAGGGCTGGATGCGGTAAGTGGTTTACTAGCTGAGAAGTATTTAGGATTAAAACCTAAGGGCACAATGCCTCATGCTTTGATTATAGTATTTGGTAATCAAGTAGAGGCATGGAAATGGTATGCCAAAATATATGGGCAGGACTCGCCTATCATTGCTCTAGTAGATACCTTTATGGATGAAAGATATGAATCCCTACTGGCTGCTAGGGAGCTAGGTGAGAAGCTAGGGGGAGTAAGACTGGATACCCCTGGAAGCAGGAGGGGGAGGATGAGGGATATAGTTGAAGAGGTTAGGTGGACCCTTGATATTAACGGATATAAGAATGTGAATATAATCGTAAGCGGAGGCATAAATGAGGCGGATATCACGGAGCTGAGAGACGTAGTTGACGGTTTCGGCGTGGGTACTAGTATAGCGTGGCCTAAGAATGTTGATATAAGCATGGATATAGTCGAGGTAGACAGGGGAAACGGGTGGGAGAAAATAACGAAGAGGGGGAAACTACCGGGGGCAAAAGCACTTTACCGTTGCTTAGGAATGCATGATCACATTACACTACTTGACGAGGAACCCCCAGAGAAATGCCCAGACGGGTCTAAACCCGTTAAAATGACAAGGAAGATTATGGAGAACGGTAGACTATTAGAAGAGTTGCCTGGGCTGGTTGAAACCAGGGAATACGTGCTTAAGCAATTAGAGGAGACAGACATTTGA
- a CDS encoding methionine adenosyltransferase: protein MVQNLFIEEYRHPPIYKLETELVERKGLGHPDYIADSASEIASRELSKYYLREYGRILHHNLDKTLLVGGQAKVYFGGGQIIHPIYIIVSGRAVTTVKTNNGVDEVPVGSIILGAVKKWIKENMRFLEPEEHVIVDYKIGKGSADLVGIFDTARSAPRSNDTSFGVGYAPLSPLESLVFETERLLNSKEVKSRIPAVGEDVKVMGLREGDTIDLTIAMAVVSSLVADKEDYLSVKEEVREKVLDLASKIVPDYNVNVYINTGDTPEKGIFYLTYTGTSSEHGDDGMTGRGNRVNGLITPLRPMSLEATAGKNPVSHVGKIYNVAAMLAANKIADVVSDAEEVYVKLLSQIGRPIDEPLAASVMVNPGEGRELTSSEKEEIRGIINEIVGNIMGITDIILNGETILF from the coding sequence ATGGTTCAAAATCTATTCATAGAGGAATACAGGCATCCTCCTATTTACAAACTTGAAACAGAACTCGTGGAGAGGAAAGGCCTTGGCCACCCTGATTACATAGCTGACTCTGCAAGTGAAATAGCTAGCAGAGAGTTGAGCAAGTATTATCTTAGAGAATACGGTAGGATCCTGCACCACAACTTGGATAAAACACTCCTAGTCGGAGGTCAAGCTAAAGTCTACTTCGGAGGAGGTCAAATAATACACCCTATATATATAATAGTATCTGGGAGAGCAGTAACCACCGTGAAAACAAATAATGGAGTAGACGAAGTTCCTGTAGGGTCTATTATTCTAGGAGCAGTCAAAAAATGGATAAAAGAAAACATGAGATTCCTTGAACCCGAGGAACATGTTATAGTGGATTATAAGATTGGTAAAGGAAGTGCTGATCTAGTTGGAATATTTGACACCGCGAGATCAGCTCCTAGATCCAATGATACGAGCTTTGGAGTAGGTTATGCACCACTTTCACCACTAGAATCCCTCGTATTTGAAACAGAGAGGCTTCTAAATAGCAAGGAAGTTAAGAGTAGGATTCCCGCTGTAGGTGAGGACGTTAAAGTGATGGGGCTAAGGGAAGGCGACACTATAGATTTAACTATAGCTATGGCTGTCGTATCCAGCCTCGTCGCAGATAAAGAGGATTATCTGTCTGTGAAGGAAGAAGTTAGAGAGAAAGTCTTGGATCTAGCCTCAAAAATCGTGCCAGACTACAATGTAAACGTGTATATAAACACTGGAGACACCCCAGAGAAAGGTATCTTCTACCTAACATACACGGGAACCAGCAGTGAACATGGAGATGATGGAATGACCGGGCGTGGAAATAGAGTTAATGGGTTAATAACACCGCTAAGACCCATGAGTTTAGAGGCCACAGCCGGTAAAAACCCTGTGAGCCATGTCGGTAAGATATACAACGTCGCAGCTATGCTAGCTGCTAACAAGATCGCAGACGTTGTTAGTGACGCTGAGGAGGTTTATGTAAAACTGCTAAGCCAGATTGGAAGACCTATTGATGAGCCCTTGGCAGCTAGCGTAATGGTCAATCCGGGAGAGGGGAGAGAGCTTACGTCCAGTGAGAAGGAAGAGATACGTGGAATCATCAATGAGATAGTGGGTAATATAATGGGCATTACTGATATCATTCTCAATGGAGAAACTATACTCTTCTAG
- a CDS encoding ABC transporter ATP-binding protein produces MSVVLRVENLVSGYGETEVLHGVNLRVEKGTITTLLGSNGVGKTTTLWTISGVLKAWDGMIEFNGEDVTKLPAHHRAETGLILVPEGRRLWPQLSVYENLYLASFTKRAKEKFDENLEKAFNLFPRLKERLNQKAGTLSGGEQQMLAIARGLVSNPEILMMDEPSLGLAPKLVQDIGNVIRRLRDEEGLTVLLVEQSVQMAVSIGDYGYVMENGRIVLEGAISELTENPKFKEAYLGM; encoded by the coding sequence ATGAGCGTCGTGTTAAGAGTTGAAAATCTGGTTTCTGGTTATGGTGAAACAGAAGTACTCCATGGTGTGAACCTCAGGGTAGAAAAAGGAACAATTACTACTTTACTAGGCTCAAATGGTGTCGGAAAGACCACTACATTATGGACGATATCGGGAGTATTAAAAGCCTGGGATGGGATGATAGAGTTTAACGGAGAAGATGTAACCAAATTGCCAGCACACCATAGAGCTGAAACAGGCTTAATTCTTGTTCCTGAAGGCAGAAGACTGTGGCCTCAGTTGTCAGTATATGAAAACCTATACTTGGCTTCGTTTACGAAAAGGGCTAAGGAGAAATTTGATGAGAACTTGGAGAAGGCTTTCAACCTCTTCCCCAGACTAAAAGAACGATTAAACCAGAAAGCAGGCACGCTCAGTGGTGGTGAGCAACAAATGCTAGCAATTGCAAGAGGGTTAGTGTCAAACCCGGAGATACTAATGATGGATGAGCCCAGTCTAGGCTTAGCGCCGAAATTAGTTCAAGACATAGGAAATGTAATTAGAAGACTTAGAGACGAGGAGGGGCTCACGGTGCTACTTGTGGAGCAAAGTGTTCAAATGGCTGTCAGCATAGGAGACTACGGTTATGTAATGGAGAATGGCAGGATTGTTTTAGAAGGAGCAATAAGCGAGTTAACTGAGAACCCGAAGTTCAAAGAAGCCTACTTAGGAATGTAA
- a CDS encoding ABC transporter ATP-binding protein, with protein sequence MADILVVDNVTKRFGGLTALSQVSFRVREGERFGIIGPNGAGKTTLFNVINGVYRPDVGKVIFKDTDVTNWSPHKRARYGMARTHQVVKPFSDLTVLENAMIGALFGPRHDSISEDEAREIALDTLDFVDLREKENLPASLLNVQEKKRLELARALSSQPDLLLLDEVLAGLVPSEIDVMIGLLKKINEEKGITIVMIEHVMHAIMNFAERMIVLDFGRKIAEGSPTEIANNPEVIAAYLGNPELALKFVQKR encoded by the coding sequence GTGGCTGATATTCTGGTAGTGGATAACGTGACGAAACGGTTTGGGGGATTAACTGCTTTAAGCCAGGTGTCTTTTAGAGTGAGGGAAGGGGAGAGATTTGGTATAATAGGTCCTAATGGGGCAGGTAAAACAACACTGTTTAATGTGATAAACGGGGTATATAGACCAGATGTTGGAAAGGTTATATTTAAAGATACTGATGTGACTAATTGGTCTCCTCATAAAAGGGCAAGGTATGGTATGGCTAGAACACACCAGGTTGTTAAACCTTTTAGTGATTTAACCGTTCTAGAAAATGCTATGATTGGTGCATTGTTTGGGCCAAGGCATGATTCTATAAGTGAAGACGAGGCTAGGGAGATAGCATTAGATACGCTTGATTTTGTTGATTTAAGAGAAAAAGAGAATCTGCCTGCTAGTTTGTTGAATGTTCAAGAGAAGAAAAGACTCGAGTTGGCTAGAGCATTGTCCTCTCAACCGGATCTCCTGTTACTCGATGAGGTTCTTGCAGGCTTAGTTCCAAGTGAGATTGATGTGATGATAGGGTTATTGAAGAAAATAAACGAGGAGAAAGGGATTACGATTGTTATGATAGAACATGTTATGCATGCTATAATGAATTTCGCGGAGAGAATGATTGTACTGGATTTCGGTAGGAAGATAGCTGAGGGATCGCCGACTGAGATAGCTAACAATCCAGAGGTTATTGCTGCTTATCTAGGTAACCCTGAGTTAGCGTTGAAATTTGTTCAGAAAAGGTGA
- a CDS encoding branched-chain amino acid ABC transporter permease, giving the protein MTSVIKRPGFLMSTLIVIFFLLLGYLGSSNLIPRVYIANGSDLMFYIGIALAMAVIMSYTGYVSFGHSVFVGLGSFSTAYILAIANRSRILSYVSMHGRISNEMLAVFFSESILLAVVLSVLIAWIVGYAVLRLRGAFFAIATIGLDYVVMFLIIYITSMLSPFGGKELTNPNMGLSDTTFYWMHFILFIITIYLAYFIRISKFGYGLAAIRENEDAAEVMGVDTFRYKIYAFILAGLIGSLWGVASEFRKSYAAHDFSLLFSIKMIIMVAVGGIGSFIGPIIGAVIYYILDWSLLTTVGELTYVILGATVVVIIAFFPEGVVGLLKKKLPRLRRWLE; this is encoded by the coding sequence TTGACTAGTGTTATAAAGCGTCCAGGATTTCTAATGTCAACACTGATTGTAATATTCTTCCTTTTATTGGGTTATTTAGGCAGTAGTAATTTGATTCCTAGAGTATACATTGCAAACGGATCAGATTTAATGTTCTATATTGGTATAGCATTGGCAATGGCTGTTATAATGAGTTATACTGGATATGTAAGTTTCGGGCACTCCGTGTTCGTGGGATTAGGATCGTTCTCTACAGCATATATCTTGGCTATAGCTAATAGATCTCGTATTTTGTCTTATGTTTCTATGCATGGTAGGATTAGCAATGAGATGCTAGCAGTTTTCTTTTCGGAAAGCATATTATTAGCGGTCGTTTTGTCGGTACTGATAGCATGGATTGTCGGGTATGCTGTTTTGAGGTTGAGAGGAGCATTTTTCGCTATTGCTACGATAGGATTAGACTATGTAGTGATGTTTTTAATAATATACATTACCTCAATGCTTTCACCATTTGGAGGGAAGGAACTAACAAATCCAAACATGGGGCTTTCTGATACTACTTTCTACTGGATGCACTTCATTTTATTCATTATAACAATATATCTGGCATATTTTATACGTATAAGTAAGTTTGGATACGGACTTGCAGCTATTAGAGAAAACGAGGATGCCGCTGAAGTCATGGGAGTTGATACGTTCAGATACAAGATATATGCTTTCATCCTTGCAGGGTTAATAGGAAGTCTATGGGGGGTTGCTAGTGAATTCAGGAAATCTTATGCTGCACATGATTTTAGCCTTCTATTCAGTATAAAAATGATCATAATGGTTGCTGTAGGTGGAATTGGCTCATTCATAGGACCTATTATTGGTGCAGTTATATACTATATTCTTGACTGGTCTCTTTTAACTACAGTTGGAGAACTTACTTATGTTATACTTGGGGCTACAGTTGTTGTTATAATTGCTTTCTTTCCTGAAGGAGTAGTTGGATTGCTGAAGAAGAAATTACCTAGGCTAAGAAGATGGTTAGAGTAA
- a CDS encoding branched-chain amino acid ABC transporter permease — MLELTITGNAIARGLIVGLVYGSLLGSVAIGLTIIWGVMKVVNLAHGHLVVFAGMLTAFLYLTYEGSLWFSPPMAFLWMGLLGAAFGAFFYFVTLHPIIGHVDTMTLKYEMSSLMATFGFGIALYGIHYVISDFVHTYSTTPSIGYSIGGFGHTYINFLGVTLEKSKLLMSALGFVLVILAYGVMNWTSMGLKIRAVAQDARALSIVGINPVRVKVMTAIVATAFAMASGALFLGYSNSISPDSESIIAPLCFVIVVLGGLGSVLGTYLGGILLGIIYMLTLELTGNTQQIAFAVAFAALIIALVLKPNGVFGDIEHKLHAWRKGE, encoded by the coding sequence ATGTTAGAGTTAACAATTACGGGTAACGCTATAGCAAGAGGTCTAATAGTCGGTCTAGTGTATGGTAGTTTACTCGGATCGGTTGCAATAGGACTTACAATAATATGGGGTGTAATGAAAGTAGTAAACCTAGCTCATGGACACCTTGTTGTATTCGCTGGAATGCTAACAGCATTTCTATACCTAACATATGAAGGATCATTATGGTTTTCTCCACCAATGGCCTTCCTATGGATGGGATTGTTAGGCGCAGCATTCGGTGCCTTCTTCTACTTTGTTACACTACACCCTATCATAGGACACGTAGATACAATGACTCTAAAATACGAGATGTCTAGTCTAATGGCTACGTTCGGTTTTGGAATAGCCTTATATGGAATACACTACGTTATCTCAGACTTCGTACATACATACAGTACCACTCCTTCCATAGGATATTCGATAGGAGGATTTGGGCATACCTATATTAATTTTCTAGGAGTAACATTAGAGAAATCAAAATTACTAATGTCTGCTTTGGGTTTCGTGCTAGTTATCTTAGCATACGGGGTTATGAACTGGACATCTATGGGTTTAAAAATAAGAGCTGTAGCTCAGGACGCTAGAGCGCTTTCAATCGTAGGGATAAACCCTGTAAGAGTAAAGGTAATGACTGCCATAGTTGCCACTGCGTTTGCAATGGCGTCAGGCGCGCTTTTCTTGGGGTATTCTAACTCTATTTCGCCTGACAGTGAAAGCATCATTGCGCCTTTATGCTTCGTGATAGTAGTTTTAGGAGGATTAGGAAGTGTACTCGGAACATACTTGGGAGGCATATTGCTCGGGATAATCTATATGCTAACACTAGAATTAACCGGTAACACCCAGCAGATAGCTTTCGCAGTGGCATTCGCCGCGCTCATAATTGCATTGGTACTGAAACCAAATGGTGTGTTCGGAGATATAGAACACAAGTTACATGCATGGAGAAAAGGTGAATGA